Proteins encoded by one window of Candidatus Manganitrophaceae bacterium:
- the aroC gene encoding chorismate synthase — MSGNSFGQIFRMTSFGESHGIALGAIVDGCPAGLPLTEEDLQKDLDRRRPGQGRLVTQRKESDIVKILSGTFEGKTTGTPIALIIHNEDTRSKDYDKIKDIFRPGHADYTYFKKYGFRDYRGGGRSSARETVARVAAGGIARKILSGEGIEIIGYLTQVGPAKIKRVDLAEIRRNALFCPDPDAVSEIEQVIQEAQAAKDSIGARIEVIAKGVPAGFGEPVFDKLDAAIAGGMMSINAVKGVEIGAGFQVVEMRGSENCDPITPSGFRSNNAGGILGGISNGDNIVVRLALKPTSSIATEQDTIDVHGRPATIVTKGRHDPCVGLRAVPIAEAMLALILTDFLMRNKHSRIEGS, encoded by the coding sequence ATGTCAGGAAATAGTTTCGGCCAGATTTTTCGAATGACCAGCTTTGGTGAAAGCCATGGCATTGCATTGGGTGCAATTGTCGATGGCTGTCCTGCCGGTCTCCCCCTGACCGAAGAGGATCTCCAGAAAGACCTGGATCGACGAAGACCGGGACAGGGTCGCCTGGTTACACAGCGGAAAGAGTCCGACATCGTGAAGATTCTCTCAGGAACCTTTGAGGGGAAAACAACCGGGACCCCCATTGCCCTCATCATCCATAACGAAGATACGCGCTCAAAAGATTATGACAAGATAAAAGATATCTTCAGACCGGGTCATGCCGATTACACCTACTTCAAAAAATACGGTTTCCGAGATTATCGCGGTGGTGGACGGTCCTCTGCGCGGGAGACGGTCGCGCGTGTGGCTGCAGGTGGCATTGCGCGAAAAATATTGTCTGGTGAAGGGATCGAGATTATCGGTTATCTCACTCAAGTCGGACCCGCAAAGATCAAGCGTGTTGATCTTGCCGAAATTCGGAGGAATGCCCTTTTTTGTCCCGACCCCGATGCGGTCTCCGAAATAGAACAGGTCATTCAAGAAGCGCAGGCTGCGAAGGATTCGATCGGCGCCAGGATTGAGGTAATCGCGAAAGGGGTCCCCGCCGGTTTTGGCGAACCTGTATTCGACAAACTCGATGCGGCCATCGCGGGAGGGATGATGTCGATTAATGCGGTGAAAGGAGTTGAAATCGGCGCCGGATTCCAGGTGGTTGAAATGAGAGGAAGCGAGAATTGTGATCCGATCACCCCATCCGGATTTCGCTCGAACAACGCAGGCGGTATACTGGGTGGAATTTCTAACGGAGACAATATTGTAGTCCGTCTCGCCCTGAAACCCACTTCATCAATCGCGACCGAACAGGACACAATTGATGTCCATGGCCGCCCTGCCACAATAGTTACCAAGGGGCGGCATGACCCCTGTGTCGGACTCCGGGCGGTCCCGATCGCCGAGGCAATGTTGGCACTTATTTTGACCGATTTCCTGATGAGAAACAAGCATTCCAGGATTGAAGGTTCATAG
- a CDS encoding NUDIX hydrolase gives MRTRNHTSSGGVIYKGQEDNLQVILISHYNQRGKLVWCLPKGSVEEGETLQETALREVREETGTDGRILEKIGQIQYWFYSKQEDTKIFKTVHFYLMEYLRGNENDHDSEVYEARWVASQKALAMLTHNSERQIMEKAARYLNATTSGNSTSPTKTS, from the coding sequence ATGAGGACGAGAAACCATACCTCATCCGGTGGGGTTATCTACAAGGGTCAAGAGGATAATCTCCAGGTTATTCTCATCTCCCATTATAACCAGCGGGGAAAACTGGTCTGGTGTCTTCCAAAAGGCTCTGTTGAGGAAGGTGAAACCTTGCAGGAGACTGCCCTTCGGGAAGTCAGAGAAGAAACCGGAACAGACGGTCGTATCCTGGAAAAGATCGGTCAGATACAATACTGGTTTTATTCAAAACAAGAAGATACAAAGATCTTCAAAACAGTCCATTTCTATCTCATGGAATACCTCCGCGGAAACGAAAATGATCATGATTCTGAAGTGTACGAGGCCCGCTGGGTTGCATCTCAGAAGGCATTGGCAATGCTGACACATAACAGTGAACGCCAAATCATGGAAAAAGCTGCGCGCTACCTAAACGCAACAACATCTGGCAACAGTACCTCGCCAACAAAGACTTCCTAG
- a CDS encoding FHA domain-containing protein — protein MIKNLITHQKEQLSETQCSAEHIRAIIQEIKSKKELITAVLLREENEHALLLFILQDEPCFCYALKDNSFSPHSISEFLGEGTNLQGNLALYKVSPIFFKTLLVLAQKDPDVFAGSDLINIENLLKHLQTREQDAVLSLKKGVETSLFYFIKGNLSEGYFENKSGLGGETKLQDQLLVYTYSANEKPVTFNLYYDLELSSSKEIGDAFSKPEESPANPSRSHPLLILVEGEKQNEGNRPIEMILDKEVFTLGCDPENDWTVDSPASSRKHATIERCADGFYLEDQESRNGTFVNQNRIARHKLSHGDKIQIGLHYFVFSDNGNGESNVTYPVSLVPDNGDISASMEEDDDQVLSIDEEPLDNWGLEIISGKMTGTFYNLAGRRISLGRGNTDIQVKDPQVSRHHADIEWTTEGFVISDRKSANGVTINDHLVTTKQLLLEDVIKIGDTRLRVVCKE, from the coding sequence ATGATCAAAAACCTGATTACCCATCAAAAAGAACAACTTTCGGAAACGCAGTGTTCCGCTGAGCATATCCGAGCAATCATTCAGGAGATAAAATCAAAAAAGGAACTCATCACGGCGGTATTGCTACGTGAAGAAAATGAACACGCGCTCCTGCTCTTTATTCTCCAGGATGAGCCATGTTTTTGCTATGCATTAAAAGACAACTCTTTCTCTCCCCATTCGATCTCAGAATTCCTCGGAGAGGGTACAAACCTGCAGGGAAACCTTGCCCTGTACAAGGTCAGTCCAATCTTTTTCAAAACACTTCTCGTGTTGGCCCAGAAAGACCCGGATGTTTTTGCAGGAAGTGATCTGATCAACATTGAAAACCTTCTTAAACATCTTCAGACACGGGAACAAGATGCTGTTTTATCCCTTAAAAAAGGGGTTGAAACATCGCTTTTCTATTTTATAAAAGGGAATTTATCAGAAGGTTACTTTGAAAACAAAAGCGGTCTTGGAGGAGAAACAAAGCTCCAGGATCAACTTTTGGTATATACTTACTCTGCGAATGAAAAGCCTGTGACATTCAACCTTTATTATGACCTGGAACTTTCTTCTTCAAAAGAGATTGGGGATGCCTTTTCAAAACCAGAAGAATCACCGGCGAACCCGTCGAGAAGTCATCCATTGCTTATCCTTGTTGAGGGAGAAAAGCAGAATGAGGGGAATCGGCCGATTGAAATGATCCTGGACAAAGAAGTTTTCACCCTGGGCTGCGATCCCGAAAACGATTGGACGGTAGACAGTCCCGCCTCTTCAAGAAAACATGCCACGATTGAACGCTGTGCGGATGGTTTTTATCTTGAAGACCAAGAAAGTCGTAATGGCACATTCGTCAATCAGAACAGAATTGCGCGCCATAAACTATCTCATGGGGACAAGATACAAATTGGCCTCCATTACTTTGTTTTTTCAGACAATGGAAACGGAGAATCGAATGTTACGTACCCTGTCTCCCTTGTTCCAGACAATGGTGATATCTCTGCCAGCATGGAGGAAGATGACGACCAGGTCCTTTCAATAGATGAAGAGCCTCTAGATAACTGGGGACTAGAAATTATTTCAGGAAAAATGACTGGCACTTTTTATAACCTCGCCGGCAGACGCATCTCTCTCGGTCGTGGAAATACAGACATCCAGGTTAAAGACCCTCAGGTCTCCCGGCATCATGCCGACATAGAGTGGACGACTGAAGGATTTGTTATTTCTGATCGTAAAAGCGCAAACGGCGTCACGATTAACGATCATCTCGTCACAACAAAACAGCTCCTCCTTGAGGATGTCATCAAAATTGGAGACACCCGACTCAGGGTTGTCTGCAAGGAATGA